A single Arcobacter sp. FWKO B DNA region contains:
- the flhB gene encoding flagellar biosynthesis protein FlhB produces the protein MADDQEKTEEPTPKKIEDAKKEGNVSKSMEVSGATILFFGTLFLLFFSGYLFTEIQKMMLYIYSFIGKEVDSTIYYQMTVTVVEDILYALAPFLILVLFFGIVSNLVQFGFIFTPIKLKFEKLDPIKGMGNVFSMKKLIEALKLSIKLTIIFIVMVVLFLFFGDDMLRMMDKSLGYTLDSIYELLIYFLSTILLIIIIFAIIDYYFTHFYYMKSLRMSKQEIKDEYKNMEGDPLVKSRIRQLQMKMAMRRMMSDVPSADVVITNPTHYAVALKYDNTKNSAPKVVAKGIDFLALRIREIAMDNDIPIIENPALARAMYAQVEIEAEIPEEFYKAIAEIFSYVYELKKGKK, from the coding sequence ATGGCTGATGATCAAGAAAAGACAGAAGAACCCACCCCCAAGAAAATAGAAGATGCCAAAAAAGAGGGCAATGTCTCCAAATCAATGGAGGTAAGTGGAGCAACTATTTTGTTTTTTGGAACACTATTTTTATTGTTTTTTTCTGGATATTTATTTACAGAAATACAAAAAATGATGCTTTATATATACTCTTTTATAGGCAAAGAGGTAGATTCAACTATATATTATCAAATGACAGTTACTGTTGTTGAAGATATTTTATATGCGTTGGCACCTTTTTTGATACTTGTATTGTTTTTTGGTATTGTTTCAAATCTTGTTCAATTTGGCTTTATATTTACCCCTATTAAACTAAAATTTGAAAAACTTGACCCAATAAAAGGGATGGGGAATGTTTTTAGTATGAAAAAGCTTATTGAAGCACTAAAACTATCTATAAAATTAACTATTATATTTATTGTTATGGTTGTATTGTTTTTGTTTTTTGGTGATGATATGTTAAGGATGATGGATAAAAGTTTAGGTTATACATTAGACTCAATTTACGAACTTTTAATATATTTTTTGTCTACTATTTTGCTTATTATTATAATTTTTGCTATAATAGACTATTACTTTACACATTTTTATTATATGAAGTCTCTTAGGATGAGTAAGCAAGAGATAAAAGATGAGTATAAAAATATGGAAGGGGATCCTTTAGTAAAGTCAAGAATTAGACAGTTACAAATGAAAATGGCAATGCGTAGGATGATGTCAGATGTACCAAGTGCTGATGTTGTTATTACAAATCCTACCCATTATGCTGTGGCTTTAAAATATGATAATACTAAAAATTCCGCACCAAAAGTGGTGGCAAAAGGGATAGATTTCTTAGCACTTAGAATTAGAGAGATTGCTATGGATAATGATATCCCTATTATAGAAAATCCAGCATTAGCAAGAGCTATGTATGCACAAGTAGAGATTGAAGCTGAGATTCCAGAAGAGTTTTATAAAGCAATAGCTGAGATATTTAGCTATGTCTATGAGTTGAAAAAAGGTAAAAAATGA